The following is a genomic window from Prevotella sp. E13-17.
ATATTCTGGCATTACCTGGAACACCATGTATTTTTCTTAAGCACTGGAAGCGCTATCCCATTGCTATTGGCAACATGATTCTTGCTCGTAAAGCTGCCGGTGTAACAAACCAAAGTGGCATAAAACAGCTAGAAGTTGTTGATGGTGGTGTTATTCTGAAAACACAAGGTTCCGTAGGAACAGTTGCAGCCTATTGTGGTTCAGCTGCCAGTTATGGTACTCCCGACGGTTATCAACTGATTAGTAAAGGCGAAAACTATGCTTTCTATGTCAGCAATAATGTTACCGTCAACGGACTTCGTTCTGGAGTGGACTCCAATGGTGAGGATGTCTCAGGTCCTGCCACAGCCTATGTTGCCTGCGACGAGGCTCCCTACCTCTATGCATGGGACAACAACAACCAGCCTATCAACGCCAGTTGGCCCGGCACTCTGATGAGCGAGACAACAACTGTCAAAGGTCGAACTTTCTGGAAGCACACCTTTACAGAAAGTCCTGTTAATATTATCTTTAACAATGGAGCCGCTGTTCAGACGAACGACCTGGTGCTACAGCACGACAAATATTTCACTTTCGACCTCGACAACGATGACAAGAACACAAACTATACAGATATTACTAGCGAATACTACACGCCAGAGCCTGTTGTTCTGCCAAGTTGTGCAAAGGTAATCAACAATAGAACGTACGTTTACTTCCGCGGTAATATGGACTATGACGAGCCATACGTTTGGGCTTGGTCGGAAGACAAGAATTTCTGCACGAATACTGATTGGCCTGGAGACCGTATGACCAGAGTAGGACGAGACGACCAGAAACGTGACGTATGGTGCTGGGAAGTGAAGTTAGGAGAAAAGATGCCGACTAAGATTCTATTTAGCAATCACGGCTACCCACAAACTTCAGACTTTGCATTTGAGAATGGTGGTTACTACACCGTCTTTGGCATTCAAGGTGTATTAAATGATATTCAACAAGTCAAAGCCACAAATGTTTCAAAGCATGGAGCGATCTACAACCTCGCAGGTCAGCGCATCAATGCTAACTTCCGCGGCATAGCTATTCAGAATGGCAAGAAGGTTATCTTGAAATAAAGTAGTATAGAACAATTGTAAAACAAGAAAAAGTAGTGATTCCAATCGAATCACTACTTTTTTATGATGGACCTCACAACAAACCAGCAATGCATGAGGAAGGTGCTGACATGGCCATAATGGCTCACCATCACGCGATAGCGCTCTTTCAGCGAAGCACGGTGGTTGGCCGTGGTGGCGCCCTCCTCGGTATAGTTAGCCACCACCATATTTATATTATAGAGCGGCAGTCCCATACGCTCGGCCTCACGCATCACACGGATACACCAATCTACATCGGCAGAGAAGCGATACTGGGTGTCATACTGCAGGTTCTTGGCTATGTCCGTGCGCACATAGAAAGCCTGATGACACACCAGCATTCCCTGCCGAAACGAACGCCACGACAGCTGCGCTGGCGGCTGCAAGCGCCGCGGACGCAGATAGTGCCCTTCGCTATCGACGATATCGGTATTGCCATAGAGCACGGCAGGCAGTTCGGCTGTAGCACACTCACTGAGTCTGCAGCGGTGCACTATTTGTTCGATCGTATCAGGTTGCGGAAAAAAGTCGCCCGCATTCATAAACACAACATAATCGCCTGAGGCCTGCGTCAACCCCTTGTTCATGGCATCATAGATACCGTGGTCGGGTTCCGACTGTACGATGACCTTATGATGATTGCCAGAGGCATCGCTCACTTCCTTGTAGCGCTGTGCCATGTTGACGGTGCCATCTGTTGAGCGCCCGTCAACGATCAGATGTTCCACGCCCTCGTAGGTCTGACTAAGCACGCTCTGCAGCGTTCGCTCCAGCACCTGCTCTGCATTATAAGTGATGGTGACAACAGTGAATCGAATCATAGCATCAAGTGTTTTTGAGCCAATACTTGCTGATAGACCTCGATATAGCGCACCATCACCTGCTGGGTAGCGTAGTGATGATGCACCTTCTTAACGGCCTCATTGCTCAGCAGGGCGCGGTCGGCCTTGTTCAGAATCCAGTCGATGCCCTTTGCCAGGTCATCCACCGAACGATAGTCGGCCACATAGCCATTCTTCAGATGATCTATCTCTTCGGGAATACCGCCTACACGAAAGCCCAGACAAGGCACACCGCATGCCATAGCCTCCATGATGGTGTTGGGCAGATTCTCGCTGAGCGAGGGCAACACGAACATGCTGGCCGCCCTATAGATGCGCACAATGCGCTGGCGGTCGCTGACATAGCCCATGGGATAAGCCGCAAAAGGCAGCTGTTGCGCCACCTCGTCAGCATGTCCGCCAAGGATGACGACCCCCGTATTCGCCTTCATCTCTGGTTTTTCGTCGGCCAGTTTTCTGCAGGCATCAACCAGATACTGCATGCCTTTATTGGGATTGGTAGCACGCTGACAGACAAACAAAATGAGCCGCTTGTCGGTGGGCAAGCCCTCTGCTACACATGCTTCTTCGCGCGAACCCGGACTAAACGTGTTCACATCGATGGGGTTAGGTATGCTGGTAATGGTCTGCCCTTGCAGCAACGCGCTGCTCTTAGCTTCTTGTTCCAGCCACTTGCTGCAGGTCACGAATGTGATATTCCCCTTCTCCAGCATGGCTTGTTTGTGTTTCCACACGCGTGCCGACAGGTCATGTTTACTTCCTCCGCCCGGCAAGTACTTACAGTTCATACAACCCGTGCGGAAGTTAGTACACCCCAGCGTCAGGTGGCAGAGGGCTGTGGCGGGCCACATGTCGTGCATGGTCCACACCACGGGCTTACCGCTACGCAGTATCTTCCCGATGACGTTCAGCGACAGAAAGCCTTGATTGATCCAATGCAGGTGAATGATGTCGGCCTCCTCGAACTCGGGCAACCGTGTGATGTCGGTGCCAGCATTGGCCAGGTCTATCTCGAACAGGTGTTCGCGCTTGAAATGCAGCTGACAGAACACCACGAAACGTTCCCAAAGAAAATACCATCGTTTCGACAGTTTACCTTTGAGCCCCACAACGCTGATGTCCTGAGTCTGTTTGTCGCGCACCAACATTTTGGCTTTAACACCATAATTATTAAGAGAAGTCATCAGACGGTTGGCAGCAACAGCCGCTCCCCCTGTCTTTTCGCTCGTGTTTACAATCAATACTTTCATAAGCAAAGACAAAGGTACTTACTTTTTCGTAACATTCAGCCATAATCAGCGTTTTTTTCGCTGTTATCGCACACAATTGGTTGATTTACGTCAAGAACATTGCATTTATTTCGAAAAATAATGCAATATATGATTGTTGATTCTAAAAAAGTGCGTACCTTTGCATCATCAAAAGGTTAATAGATTGTTTTAGGTTAGTAGTAATATTTATAGTTTTAGGTTTTTAGTTATTGGTAAAAGAGAAAGTTTTCAACTGTAGGATAACAGGAGGTCGCTGTGAAGCTCCCTTTTAAACTTTCAAATTTTTAGTCCTTTGTGGACTGAAAATTTCTTTTAGAGAAAAAGGATTTTTAGTTAAACATAGGCTTGTTCCGCTGCTGCTCGAGAGAGTTGCAGCGGACTTTTTTTTATTTATACCCCTAAAACGCTTGTCTATATCGCAGAAACATCGAAAGCCGCATAGGAAGCGATGGCTCGACCACCTACCGCAAGTGTTTCAGCAAGTAAAAAAGAATAGCGCCCCCAAACGACCCGTTTGGAGGCGCTATTCAAGTCGTTTGGCGGCCCCAAACCATCCGTTTGGAGCCGCCAAACTTATTCCGTCGTAATGTACCCTATATGACAACTGCCTTTCTTGAGCATTTTTCTCAGATATGCTTTAAGTGAAGCTGGTGTAACCTGCCTAACACAAGTCAAATCAAAAGGATCGTCAAGCTCATCGCCAAACTCACGATTCAGATAAGTATTACATGGATCCTGCTTATTTGCTTTTAAGAATTCCATCACCTGCTTATTAGAAGTTTCTATCTCCTTCACCGAGCTGTCTATGAGTTCTTGCGTTATCAAACCACCTTCTACCATATCATTGACCATATCTCTCACGTCTTGAGCAATGCGCTCACGCTGACTGGGGTCACATGTATAAAAAATAGGACAGTACAGACGAGGAATGGGTTGTACTATGGTAATCACACTACAAAAAGGTGAATACACATCACTATGCTGCTTACGTAGCACGTTGAAAAGAAGTTTTCCAAGAACTCTCTGCAGCACATTATTATGAGCATTTGTCTGTGGCGTATATTTGTATCCTTTCTCCCAAACATACATTATATAGGTCTCGCAATAAGGCTTATCCATTTCCACTTTTTCTACCAGCGTAGAATTACTAGTTTTATAGTGGTCTGAAGGCCATACCATTCGCTTCACGGGCTTTTTCTCCGATGGAAGAGTTGCAATATATTTCATAATAGATGGCATGATGCTGTCTATTTCGTAGTTTCCATGAACCAACAGCACAGAGCCATTATAATTAGATTTATACTTTTTCACTATCTGGCGGAAATGGTCTAAAGAGAATGCAGAGAGTTGATCAGCTGTCAGTGCATTGATTCTGTCAAGCGATGCACTTGGCAGATTTTTAATTTTATTTCTTGCCGTTATTAATGGGTTGTCACTTGTTGCGGTTTTTTCCTGAAGTTGTTTCAGACTCTTATTGAACTTAACCGAGTCCACATCAACATTGGTCAAGTTTAGATAGAAGCCTTTAAGACTTCCTTCGACAGCACTATGATCGTAAACTGTGATCTCGAGGTTGTCCTCATAATCGCCTGCAGAAAAATCAGGGAAGCTCTTATATTTGACAACACAATTATTCAGCATGTTTCGATAACCATACTCGTCGTTCTTCAACATAGAGAAACCTGATGGGCGACGAAAAGCAAAACGCAATTGGCTACTGCCTTTATCCTTCCATAAAACCACTTTTACACCATTCGGCAAAAAGACTTCACTGATACTATCATTCAGAACTTTAATCTTTTTCGCCAAAGGAGGAACGGTGATAACTTCAACGCTATCAATATCTTTCTCTTCCGGTTCACTTTCTTTCGTGTTTTCAACGCTGAGCAATTCGTCATCCGACATTCGCTTCACCCGTTCAATCACAGCCAAAGCCTCATCTTCCGTAGGCGCTTTCACATTGTCAGGAAACATCATTGTAATGAGCAGGTTTCGGTCGTCGGTCAGCTTGAGGAATTCTTGGTGCATCTGCTCTTGTGTCATCGTGGATACAATGTAACTATGCGCCACTTCACTTGCCATTGGCTGCTTAATCGTCTTTCCTTTTAGGAAGTTGTTTGTACAAGCTTTCATCAAATCTACGCTTGTGCGTTGTTTAGATGTGCGTTCCACAAAGGTTGTGTCAACCAGTATGAGGGCTGTCGTGTCAGCATTGAATTCAGGCATACTGACAGTGTAGGTCTCCTTCCATTCTTGATGAGTGAATCCCTTGCGGCGAATCAGTTCCACCTGCTTCAT
Proteins encoded in this region:
- a CDS encoding starch-binding protein, which gives rise to MKKFYAFIVALLFAQFSFAQWPDNYGGVMLQGFYWDSYEDTKWTNLTAQADQIAPYIDLIWIPNSGNCGSGNRMGYMPIYWLNHISSFGAKESYLTTMINTYKEKGVGFISDVVINHKSPRGENGSWIDFVNEERAGIVNSDVTYKLTWSGADICNNDDGGYVKERGWPVTGADDTGTDFSGGRDLDHTSANVQKNCKTYLDFLLKELGYVGFRLDMVKGYAPQYTKMYNEHAKPQFCVGEYWDGIDAIKWWISETGWTSAAFDFPLKYQIKEAFGDGNWNKLQEAALSKDDSYKRYSVSFIDNHDTFRDEDGNRLRKNVIAANAYILALPGTPCIFLKHWKRYPIAIGNMILARKAAGVTNQSGIKQLEVVDGGVILKTQGSVGTVAAYCGSAASYGTPDGYQLISKGENYAFYVSNNVTVNGLRSGVDSNGEDVSGPATAYVACDEAPYLYAWDNNNQPINASWPGTLMSETTTVKGRTFWKHTFTESPVNIIFNNGAAVQTNDLVLQHDKYFTFDLDNDDKNTNYTDITSEYYTPEPVVLPSCAKVINNRTYVYFRGNMDYDEPYVWAWSEDKNFCTNTDWPGDRMTRVGRDDQKRDVWCWEVKLGEKMPTKILFSNHGYPQTSDFAFENGGYYTVFGIQGVLNDIQQVKATNVSKHGAIYNLAGQRINANFRGIAIQNGKKVILK
- a CDS encoding glycosyltransferase family 2 protein, which translates into the protein MIRFTVVTITYNAEQVLERTLQSVLSQTYEGVEHLIVDGRSTDGTVNMAQRYKEVSDASGNHHKVIVQSEPDHGIYDAMNKGLTQASGDYVVFMNAGDFFPQPDTIEQIVHRCRLSECATAELPAVLYGNTDIVDSEGHYLRPRRLQPPAQLSWRSFRQGMLVCHQAFYVRTDIAKNLQYDTQYRFSADVDWCIRVMREAERMGLPLYNINMVVANYTEEGATTANHRASLKERYRVMVSHYGHVSTFLMHCWFVVRSIIKK
- a CDS encoding glycosyltransferase family 4 protein, with protein sequence MKVLIVNTSEKTGGAAVAANRLMTSLNNYGVKAKMLVRDKQTQDISVVGLKGKLSKRWYFLWERFVVFCQLHFKREHLFEIDLANAGTDITRLPEFEEADIIHLHWINQGFLSLNVIGKILRSGKPVVWTMHDMWPATALCHLTLGCTNFRTGCMNCKYLPGGGSKHDLSARVWKHKQAMLEKGNITFVTCSKWLEQEAKSSALLQGQTITSIPNPIDVNTFSPGSREEACVAEGLPTDKRLILFVCQRATNPNKGMQYLVDACRKLADEKPEMKANTGVVILGGHADEVAQQLPFAAYPMGYVSDRQRIVRIYRAASMFVLPSLSENLPNTIMEAMACGVPCLGFRVGGIPEEIDHLKNGYVADYRSVDDLAKGIDWILNKADRALLSNEAVKKVHHHYATQQVMVRYIEVYQQVLAQKHLML
- a CDS encoding M16 family metallopeptidase, with protein sequence MKFFLSIVFTLVSIVAFSQEECTLFAHQDKIDQQVIPADSTVRKGVLANGMTYYVCRCDNPEKRVYFELLVKGGSMVENDNEQGIAHFVEHMAFKGTKHFPNSSVIEFMRRNGIQFGHDSNAFTGYNTVRYLLHYIPADNTLLLDSCLLLMRDWANDVVITDKDVESERNVIVEEWRMRKASPSGEQVLNEIFNYSAYTKRSPIGDMDIIRNCSPQLIRDFYHRWYEPQNQTVIVVGDVDPDVMVDKLKAHFGDRARGKHVVAPFSEIPNANGLRLRCYQDKAQNAFDVSFLMNVPELAAESRHTIGGIRTDYIRDKITNIMQWKIGDLQTQITGLASFDSSLKMELVDGGQELLSFKLSSAPDQWQSTLETLMKQVELIRRKGFTHQEWKETYTVSMPEFNADTTALILVDTTFVERTSKQRTSVDLMKACTNNFLKGKTIKQPMASEVAHSYIVSTMTQEQMHQEFLKLTDDRNLLITMMFPDNVKAPTEDEALAVIERVKRMSDDELLSVENTKESEPEEKDIDSVEVITVPPLAKKIKVLNDSISEVFLPNGVKVVLWKDKGSSQLRFAFRRPSGFSMLKNDEYGYRNMLNNCVVKYKSFPDFSAGDYEDNLEITVYDHSAVEGSLKGFYLNLTNVDVDSVKFNKSLKQLQEKTATSDNPLITARNKIKNLPSASLDRINALTADQLSAFSLDHFRQIVKKYKSNYNGSVLLVHGNYEIDSIMPSIMKYIATLPSEKKPVKRMVWPSDHYKTSNSTLVEKVEMDKPYCETYIMYVWEKGYKYTPQTNAHNNVLQRVLGKLLFNVLRKQHSDVYSPFCSVITIVQPIPRLYCPIFYTCDPSQRERIAQDVRDMVNDMVEGGLITQELIDSSVKEIETSNKQVMEFLKANKQDPCNTYLNREFGDELDDPFDLTCVRQVTPASLKAYLRKMLKKGSCHIGYITTE